A window of the Zonotrichia leucophrys gambelii isolate GWCS_2022_RI chromosome 18, RI_Zleu_2.0, whole genome shotgun sequence genome harbors these coding sequences:
- the LOC135455542 gene encoding zinc finger protein 501-like yields MGGGSAPRATAAAAVGQRRCERRVRGGSGGGAGGRGGRREGEEQELELELEEHEGEQAERERERQQWKERCGVPRRARSSAGPGSIALPRVPQDFPFPNLIWIEEKSARKRKMPWDSLAEQELSMESREDKCPWQDLVAEAVLSGSTAQEANREEKPQRCCTRRGCKCSPGCSEVERPSLCLEGSQRSGQSSEVVVNEQLDDGKKPHQCLECGKSFRRSYNLLLHQRMHTGERPHKCGECGKSFRISSHLYRHQKIHTGERPYECGKCGKSFRDTSDLMVHQRIHTGERPYECGECGQSFNVSSHLIAHQRIHTGERPHKCGECGKSFRSSSSLKLHQRMHADERPYKCGECGKGFRKSCHLNRHQMIHTGIRPFVCGECGKGFRDSSDLIIHQTMHTGECPYTCSECGKCFNQNSSLIAHQRIHTGERPYECSECGERFQSRYRLFKHQQIHTE; encoded by the exons ATGGGCGGGGGCTCGGCTCCTCG tgccactgctgctgcggCCGTGGGACAGAGGCGATGCGAAAGGAGGGTCCGGGGCGGGAGcggaggaggagcgggaggaaggggagggagacgggaaggggaggagcaggaactGGAACTGGAACTGGAGGAGCACGAAGGGGAGCAGGCcgagcgggagcgggagcggcagCAGTGGAAGGAGCGTTGCGGGGTTCCACGGCGAGCCCGCAGCTCGGCTGGGCCCGGCAGCATCGCATTGCCCCGCGTCCCGCAG gatttcccatttccaaacCTTATCTGGATAGAGGAGAAGTCCgcaaggaagaggaagatgcctTGGGACAGCctggcag agcaggagctgagcatggagagcagggaggacaaatgccCGTGGCAGGACCTGGTGGCAGAGGCTGTTTTGAGTGGCTCCACGGCACAGGAAGCcaacagggaggaaaagccccagagatgctgcacgaggaggggctgcaaatgcagcccaggatgctctGAGGTGGAAAGACCCAGCCTGTGCCTGGAAGGCAGCCAGAGATCTGGCCAGAGCTCTGAAGTGGTGGTCAATGAGCAGCTTGATGATGGCAAGAAGCCCCACCAGTGCTTGGAATGTGGGAAGAGTTTCCGCAGGAGCTACAACCTGCTCCTCCACCAGAGGATGCATACCGGGGAACGGCCCCAcaagtgtggggaatgtgggaagagcttcaggatCAGCTCCCACCTGTACCGCCACCAGAAGATCCACACTGGAGAaaggccctatgagtgtgggaaatgtgggaagagcttcagagaCACCTCTGACCTGATGGTCCACCAGAGGATTCACACTGGGGAACGACCctatgagtgtggggagtgtggaCAGAGCTTCAACGTCAGCTCCCACCTGATTGCCCACCAGCGAATCCACACCGGGGAACGGCCCCACaaatgtggggaatgtgggaagagcttcaggagcagctccagcctgaaaCTCCACCAGAGGATGCACGCTGATGAACGGCCCTATAAATGTGGAGAATGTGGGAAAGGCTTCAGGAAGAGCTGCCATCTGAACcgccaccagatgatccacactgggATACGACCCTTTgtgtgtggggaatgtgggaagggcttccGTGACAGCTCTGACCTGATCATCCACCAGACAATGCACACTGGGGAATGCCCCTACACGTGCTCAGAATGTGGGAAATGCTTCAACCAGAACTCCAGCCTGATTGCgcaccagaggatccacactggggagaggccctatgagtgttCTGAGTGCGGGGAGAGGTTTCAGAGTCGATACCGTCTCTTCAAGCATCAGCAGATTCACACAGAATAG